A region of the Synechococcus sp. PCC 7502 genome:
CCAAATCTAAGCAGAACGAACGCAACCAATCGCGATCGAGCGGTGATGAGATCATATATTGAGAATTCTGCTCTTGAGATTTTTGTTGCGATCGCAAAAGCTTCACGGTGGGATGGTCATCAAATTTTGTCATGGGAGCTTCCTTAAAATTTAGTGTTTACATAGCTTTGGTTTTAGGCAGAACCTTACGGAAAACAATTTTGTCAATGCCAGATGCATAAAATTCTCGAATCCGTGCTTCCTCCTCGAATCCGTTATTGCGATAAAACCTGCGAACGTATTCAAAGTCTTCGGTTCCAGACGTTTCCACTAATAAAATACGTTCACCTCGATCGCCTAGTGTTTTCTCTACATGCTGTAGCAGGGTCTTCCCGTATCCTTTCTTCTGGTGATTCGGATGCACCGCAATCAAATATAAATTCCATGTTCCTTCGGTCATTCGCTCAGGTGCGACGTAAGCAACTCCGACAGGTTTGTCGCTGTAGTAGGTCAACCACAAGTCTCTAGATTCTGTTTTGCAGTTGAAATATTGATGTATCATTTGGGCGAGAGATTCGATTTGCTCTGGCTCAAACAAACCCGTTGCTTCTGCTAAAGCAATTACATCAGAGATGTCATCAGGGGTAGTTAATCTAATCATAAAGGGAACATTCATGTATGGGGGAGTCGTTAGTCTTCGATTATAACCAGCGACGTACTTTGGCTTTGTAGCGTAGATACTGATCGCCAAATTTCCGCTCTAGGTAAATCTCTTCGCGCTGAATCACTCCGATTTGGACTACCGCTAAAAGTGGTAATAATAGGGGGAAAGCCCAGACTGCATTGAGTAGCAAGCTGATACCGATATAGAGCAATGTAAGAGACAAATAGAGCGGATTGCGACTGAAACGGAAAACTCCATCCGAGACGATCGCTGTAGCAGGTTTTGCAGGATCGATCGCCGTTTGTGCCTGTGTCATCGTCTGAAATGCGGAGGTCGAGAACCATCCCGCAGCAATCAAAGCTAACGCTGCCAAAGACAGAGATATTGAAAGAGGCAAAAAGCTAACTGGGAAAAAGAAACTGAGTCCTAATCCGATCGCTAACGTAACTCCATACAGAGCGGGTGGAAAAGCAATTACTCCAGGGTTATCCACAGTCTGTTGGTTCTCCGAAATTTGTTCATTCATGGGAAAGAAAGTATCTCCTTGTAATTGATTAAGTAATTGATTAATGCGTCATACTCTTCATCACACTGCCCATAATTTGCACCCGCGCCCAACGAGGTAAGGGCGTAAGTGAGTAAGTCAGTAGTTTGGTTAACAGTCCAGGCAACACGAAAGATTTTCGCCCCAAAGCATTCAATGTCCCTTGAGCCACTTCCTTTGGATGCAGAACCTTACCCATCTGCATTCGCGCACGGTCAGCAAATCCACTGTTGGTTGGACCGGGTGCAGAGGCAATCACATCCACACCCGTTGGAGCTAGTTCAACATACAGTGCTTCTGCTAGAGTTTGCACATAAGCTTTAGTAGCTGCATAGTGGGCGGCAAAGGGCATTCCCTGCAAACCTACGATCGAACTCATGAGTACCAACCCGCCACGCCCCTGATTCGCAAACCGCCGCCCGAAGTACCAAGAGAGTGCCAAGATGGCACGACAGTTCACGTTTAGCATTTCCATTTCTTGCTCTAATTGGGAATTGAGAAACGATCCAGATGTACCAAAACCTGCCGATGCTACCAGTAACCCAACATCCAAATCTTGGGTGATAGTCGCAAGGGTATCAACTCCTGTTTCTACTGCCAAATCTAGGCGCACCACTCGCGTATCAATCCCATACTGCTTGCTCAAGTCGGTTGCCATCTGCTCCAAAACATTCTGACTGCGTGCTACTAAGACAAGATTTAATCTGGCTTCAGCCAATCTTAGAGCCATTTCTTTACCGATTCCAGAGGATGCCCCTGTAACGACAGCCCAAGAGCCATAGCGGGAATACAATCGCTTTTGCCAATTATTCATACTGGTAATGTCCACAAAATTGACTTTTTTTGATTTGAATGAGCTAATGGGGTGCATGTTCAGACTGCCAGCGATCGCTACTCATTACGAACTGCGGATCGGACAGGATGGGAAGGAAATGCTGCCGCTCAAATCCATTCAAGTTATACCCGGGGGTAAAGGGAACGAGATTAAATTGCATAAAAGCGCGTAACCGATTCGCAATAGTTTTACGAGCAAACTGCCCACTTCAAACGCCGAGACACCCTGTAAGCGTGCCGCACGTTCAAACATCCACCAAGGCAAATCAAAGGCAAAAACAGGACTGCCCAGCACCTTGCGAATGACCCCAGCCATATCATAGGCGGACATGAGTTTGGAACCAGTTGGACGAAAGCGCTTGCCTGCATAGCGATCAGGAGCCATCAATAGTGCAACGGCAACGCGAGCGATATCCTCGTTAGATGGGGGGGCATTGCGGCTATGCCCAGTCAAGATGGGAAAAAGCCCCAGTAAAGATGCAAAGTCAATCAACCGCAGATAGTTATCGACAAAGTATCCAGGATTGAGATTCACGTAGGCTATATCGGGGATCGCCGCCAACATCTGTTCCACTAGCCACACTTGGCGCGTATGTAGGGAGGGATGGTTGGCACTTGCTGTCCATTGACTGAGTCCTACGATCGCTTCCAGTTTTACCGCTTTTGCCGCAGTAACAAACACCGCCGCACTCTGGATCATTAAGGGATGCATCGGTGGGCAATAATAAGCCCGTACCGTTCCCTGCATTGCTGCCGTCATCCGATCCACATCGAACATATCAGCAACGACGGTTTCCGCACCGAGGCGATCGAGTCGTTGGCTCCTAGTATCACGAGAGCGGACGATCGCTCGCACGGGAAAACCTTTCTCCAACAGTTGGGCTACCACAGCCCTGCCCGTTTTGCCCGTTGCCCCCGTGACTAAAATCTTAGGGCG
Encoded here:
- a CDS encoding isoprenylcysteine carboxylmethyltransferase family protein produces the protein MNEQISENQQTVDNPGVIAFPPALYGVTLAIGLGLSFFFPVSFLPLSISLSLAALALIAAGWFSTSAFQTMTQAQTAIDPAKPATAIVSDGVFRFSRNPLYLSLTLLYIGISLLLNAVWAFPLLLPLLAVVQIGVIQREEIYLERKFGDQYLRYKAKVRRWL
- a CDS encoding SDR family oxidoreductase; this translates as MNNWQKRLYSRYGSWAVVTGASSGIGKEMALRLAEARLNLVLVARSQNVLEQMATDLSKQYGIDTRVVRLDLAVETGVDTLATITQDLDVGLLVASAGFGTSGSFLNSQLEQEMEMLNVNCRAILALSWYFGRRFANQGRGGLVLMSSIVGLQGMPFAAHYAATKAYVQTLAEALYVELAPTGVDVIASAPGPTNSGFADRARMQMGKVLHPKEVAQGTLNALGRKSFVLPGLLTKLLTYSLTPLPRWARVQIMGSVMKSMTH
- a CDS encoding NmrA family NAD(P)-binding protein — encoded protein: MVHVSHRPKILVTGATGKTGRAVVAQLLEKGFPVRAIVRSRDTRSQRLDRLGAETVVADMFDVDRMTAAMQGTVRAYYCPPMHPLMIQSAAVFVTAAKAVKLEAIVGLSQWTASANHPSLHTRQVWLVEQMLAAIPDIAYVNLNPGYFVDNYLRLIDFASLLGLFPILTGHSRNAPPSNEDIARVAVALLMAPDRYAGKRFRPTGSKLMSAYDMAGVIRKVLGSPVFAFDLPWWMFERAARLQGVSAFEVGSLLVKLLRIGYALLCNLISFPLPPGIT
- a CDS encoding GNAT family N-acetyltransferase is translated as MNVPFMIRLTTPDDISDVIALAEATGLFEPEQIESLAQMIHQYFNCKTESRDLWLTYYSDKPVGVAYVAPERMTEGTWNLYLIAVHPNHQKKGYGKTLLQHVEKTLGDRGERILLVETSGTEDFEYVRRFYRNNGFEEEARIREFYASGIDKIVFRKVLPKTKAM